The DNA sequence GTGGCCAGTTGGCCTCCACGATCTCGCTGCTGTCTGACGGTGGACAGACGCGGGCGGCACTTGCAGGCTCGCTCAAGGGCCTGGACATCCAGCAGCTTCTCGGCGCGTTCATGGAAAGCGACGCCGGGGTCCAGGGAGCGCTCCACATCCCCAGGTTTGAATTCCGCACGCAGGGGCGGGACGCCAATCAAATGAAGGCGGCCCTCACTGGCGCGGGTGCTCTCGAACTCGCCAACGGCAAGCTCAAACAGATGGACCTTCTTGGTTCGATCACCGGAGCCATGGGCAAAGCAGGCCTGATGAAGGCCACGGGCGGTACCGACTTCACGACATTCAAGACCAACTTCGCCATCGAGAACCAGGTCCTCACTCTCACCGACGCAGTCATGGATGGTGGAGGACTGCGCACCACGGGCACCGGTCGCGTCGGCTTCGACACCAGTCTCAACCTGAAGCTCCAGGCCCAGGTGAGCGGTCGCATCGCTGAACTACTCGGGGCCCGGCCACGCGGCGACCAGCCCGCGCAATCGACCATTCCCGTCGACGTGGCCGGCACTACGGCCAATCCACGCGTTACGCCCAGTGTCAAGGGATTGGCCGCGGAAGCCACCAAAAACTATGTAGGTGGAATGCTCGACAAACTGCTGAACAAGAAGAAGTGAGCAGGCCACGGCGCCTCGAACCCCACGCGAAGCTCCGAAATTGTTATAAACAGAAAGGGCGCCCCGTGTCGCGTCTGGCCCAGGCCGTTGGCATTCCTGTTAAGTGGTTGATTCCATGGGATATTCTGGCCGAGGGTGTGCTGCTGCATTTAGGGGAACGGGCTTCTGTGCCGTCTTTCCGGTCCAGAATTGCCTGAAACCAGAAACTCTCCACTTGCATCCACTTTCTAGTAGAAATAAGATAAACGTGTATTTTCATCTAGCTCTCTAGAGGTAGCTCATGATCTATTCCCGTTCGGCTGAGTACGCGATTCGCGCTTTTGTCCACTTGGCGGCTGTCCCGGAGGGCAAGTACGCCATGGTGAAGCAAATCGCCCAGGAAGCGGACATCCCTTCGCATTTTCTGGCAAAGATCCTTCAACAACTTGCGCGCAAAGGGTTCCTCCGGTCCAGCAAAGGTCCCACGGGGGGATTCTGCTTAAGGCTGCCGGCCGCTGAACTCTCGATCCTCAACATCGTGGACGCGGTGGACGGGTTGGCTGACTTCGAACGCTGCCCGGCCGGCATGGCCGAATGCAACGATCAGGCGCCGTGCGGAATGCACGATAGCTGGAAGGCCCTGCGGAATCGTATCATGGAGTATCTGGAGCGTACTACGATCCTCGATCTTGCCAAGGGCTTCGAGCAGAAGCGGAAGAACCTGGAAAAGATCACGAAGAAAGCCAAGCGCTCCACGACCAAGAAGGCCTAGCGGCCTCCGGACGGCTTAGAGACCGTGCCCGGGGGTCTCTTGAGCTGCTGCAAGGAGGCATAATGCCGATTCGCAACGGGGACATTCCGACCCCGCACGATATGTTGGTCCCGATGGTGGTCGAGCAGACCTCACGGGGAGAGCGTGCCTTTGACATCTACTCTCGGCTGTTGAAGGAAAACATTATCTTCCTCGGCACGCCCATCGACGACCAGGTGGCCAACCTAATCATCGCCCAGATGTTGTTTCTGGCGTCGGAAGATCCGGAGAAGGATATCTCGCTCTATATCAACTCTCCCGGTGGTTCCATCACGGCCGGCATGGCGATTCTCGACACGATGAATCTGATTGAGCCGGACATTGTGACCTATTGCGTGGGACAGGCCGCCTCCATGGGGGCAGTGCTGCTCGCCTGCGGCACCAAAGGGAAACGCTACACTCTGCCTCACTCCCGCATTCTCATTCACCAACCCTCGATGAGCGGCCTCGCCGGCCAGGCCACCGATATCGATATCTACGCCCGTGAGATCCTCCGCATGCGCGAAATTCTCAACGGCGTCCTTGCCGATGCCACCGGCCAGACCATTGAGAAGATTGCCCGCGATGTCGATCGCGACTACATCATGGAAGCCGAAGCGGCCGTCGAGTACGGCATCGTCGACAAGATCATCGCCAAACGAGCCAAGTAGTTCTTTCCAAACGGGGGAGCTACGCGCTCCCCCACCTGCCTCGCCTCTCACCCCGTCCGCGGGAATAATTCCGCTGTACTCCAGGATCCCATTGCCCTGGAGGGACGTCTCTGTCTACACAGTCTGTATTACCCCTGCAACCCCCGGTTGCACCTGGCGGCCATTCTCTGTCACAGCCGGAAGCGGCTTCCGGGCTCCTGACTCTCTCCGAATTCGAGATCAAGGACGGCGACCTGGCCGAACGCTCTGTTCAGCAGACCAGCCTGATGCTGCAGGTGAGCGGGCCAGTTATCGTAGAAATCGGCCTGTCCGGCCGCTTTCGATCGTGCCCGATTGAACCTGGCGACTTCTGCGTGGCGCCGGCCGGAGCGAGCGTCCCAGCCGCCCGCTGGCGCGGCATGCGCCAGATTGTGCTGACCG is a window from the uncultured Paludibaculum sp. genome containing:
- a CDS encoding Rrf2 family transcriptional regulator, with the translated sequence MIYSRSAEYAIRAFVHLAAVPEGKYAMVKQIAQEADIPSHFLAKILQQLARKGFLRSSKGPTGGFCLRLPAAELSILNIVDAVDGLADFERCPAGMAECNDQAPCGMHDSWKALRNRIMEYLERTTILDLAKGFEQKRKNLEKITKKAKRSTTKKA
- the clpP gene encoding ATP-dependent Clp endopeptidase proteolytic subunit ClpP, whose product is MLVPMVVEQTSRGERAFDIYSRLLKENIIFLGTPIDDQVANLIIAQMLFLASEDPEKDISLYINSPGGSITAGMAILDTMNLIEPDIVTYCVGQAASMGAVLLACGTKGKRYTLPHSRILIHQPSMSGLAGQATDIDIYAREILRMREILNGVLADATGQTIEKIARDVDRDYIMEAEAAVEYGIVDKIIAKRAK